In Polaribacter sp. Hel_I_88, the following proteins share a genomic window:
- a CDS encoding IS1182 family transposase, giving the protein MSRKVVFKTYTQDQLSLLPPSYDDLVPKNHPVRIVNTIIDHVDISKLEESYKGGGTSSYHPRMLLKILIYAYLRNLYSSRKIEQALSENIHFMWLSGQNKPDHNTINDFRGKRLQEHFKPIFHQVVLLLVEQGVISLKDIFVDGTKIEANANRYTFVWGKSIKTSKTRIEKQLKELWSYVEKVYKEEQHIPNTPDFEQINAEQVEATIDKINEVLQGKVIDKKVKQKLNYAKKNWPANLAKYEKQEAILQGRNSYSKTDNDATFMRMKDDHMQNGQLKPAYNIQASTNNQYLTNYTLAQTTADTTTLKEHLNNHIENYDQTPETLTADAGYGSEENYTDLEDKEITAFVKYNYFHKEQLDKKRGKTNPFHPNELHYNREKDLYYCPIGQEMKLIDTYKRNTKNGFIQEIHRYQAQNCKGCPLRTLCHKSKTNRVIERNYNLIRLKSKAKILLNSEQGIAKRKQRCWDVEAVFGNIKQNMNFKRFMLRGTRKVNVEIGLIAMAHNLKKYSLTI; this is encoded by the coding sequence ATGAGCAGAAAAGTTGTTTTTAAGACTTACACTCAAGATCAGTTGAGTCTTTTACCTCCCAGTTATGATGATTTAGTTCCAAAGAATCATCCAGTTCGTATTGTTAATACGATTATAGACCATGTAGATATTAGTAAATTAGAAGAGAGTTATAAAGGTGGAGGCACCTCAAGCTATCACCCAAGAATGTTGCTAAAAATATTAATTTATGCTTATTTACGTAATTTATATTCTTCAAGAAAAATAGAACAAGCTTTATCAGAGAACATCCATTTTATGTGGTTAAGTGGACAAAACAAACCTGATCATAACACAATTAATGATTTTAGAGGTAAAAGACTTCAAGAACATTTCAAGCCCATATTCCATCAAGTAGTTTTACTGCTTGTTGAGCAAGGAGTTATCAGTTTAAAAGATATTTTTGTAGATGGTACTAAAATAGAAGCCAATGCAAATCGCTATACTTTTGTTTGGGGTAAATCTATTAAAACCAGTAAAACTCGCATTGAAAAACAGTTGAAAGAGCTTTGGTCTTATGTAGAGAAGGTTTACAAAGAGGAACAACATATACCCAATACACCAGATTTTGAGCAGATAAATGCGGAGCAAGTTGAAGCTACAATTGATAAAATAAATGAAGTTTTACAAGGCAAAGTAATTGATAAAAAAGTAAAGCAGAAGCTGAATTATGCCAAGAAAAACTGGCCAGCTAATTTAGCGAAATATGAAAAACAAGAAGCTATTTTACAGGGTAGAAATAGTTATAGTAAAACTGATAATGACGCTACTTTTATGCGAATGAAAGATGATCATATGCAAAATGGACAACTCAAACCTGCCTATAATATACAAGCCTCTACCAACAATCAATACCTTACCAATTACACTTTAGCACAAACCACAGCAGACACCACTACTTTAAAAGAACACCTTAACAATCATATCGAAAATTATGACCAAACTCCAGAGACGCTCACAGCAGATGCAGGCTATGGAAGTGAAGAAAATTATACAGATTTAGAAGATAAAGAAATTACCGCTTTTGTAAAATACAATTACTTCCATAAAGAGCAATTAGATAAAAAAAGAGGAAAAACAAATCCTTTCCATCCTAATGAATTACATTATAATAGAGAGAAAGATCTTTATTACTGTCCTATAGGACAAGAAATGAAACTTATAGATACTTATAAAAGAAATACTAAGAACGGATTTATCCAAGAAATACACAGATACCAAGCACAAAACTGTAAAGGTTGCCCTTTAAGAACACTATGTCATAAATCAAAAACAAATCGAGTTATAGAAAGGAATTATAATTTAATACGATTAAAATCAAAAGCTAAAATATTACTCAACTCTGAACAAGGCATTGCAAAGCGAAAACAACGCTGTTGGGATGTAGAAGCTGTTTTTGGAAATATCAAACAAAACATGAACTTTAAACGATTTATGCTAAGAGGAACACGTAAAGTAAATGTTGAAATAGGGCTAATTGCAATGGCACATAACTTAAAAAAGTACAGTTTAACTATTTAG